The sequence CAGGGGTTCAGCCCCGCCAGTCGTACTCCTCGAGGCGCACGGCCTCGCCGGTGCCCTGCCCGAAGACGTCGGGGCTGTAGTACTGCCCGTCCTCGTAGCCGGCCATCGTGTAGACGGCGGCGCGCGCCTCCTCGGTCGGCTCGACCGTGATGTTCCGGTAGCGGCTGATGCCCGTACCCGCCGGGATCAGCTTTCCGATGATCACGTTCTCCTTGAGCCCGAGCAGGCTGTCGCTCTTGCCCTGGATGGCGGCGTCGGTGAGGACCTTGGTCGTCTCCTGGAAGGAGGCGGCCGACAGCCACGACTCGGTCGCGAGCGAGGCCTTGGTGATGCCCATGAGCACCGGACGGGCCGAGGCCGGCTCGCCGCCCTCGGCGACGACGCGACGGTTCTCGGTCTCGAACAGCGTCCGCTCGACCAGCGCACCCGGGAGGAACTCCGTCGCCCCCGAGTCGATGATGGTCACCCGCTTCAGCATCTGGCGGATGATCACCTCGATGTGCTTGTCGTGGATCGACACACCCTGCGACCGGTAGACCTCCTGGACCTCGCGGACCAGGTGCAGCTGCACCTCGCGCGGGCCCATGATCCGCAGCACCTCGTGCGGGTCGACCGCACCTTCGGTGAGCTGTTCGCCGACCTCGACGTGGGCGCCGTCCTCGACCCGCAGCCGCGACCGGCGCGACAGCTTGTCGTAGACGACCTCGTCGGAGCCGTCGTCCGGGGTGATGGTGAGCTTCCGGAACTGCTCGCCGTCCTCGATCCGCACGGTGCCGGCCAGCTCGGCGATGGGCGCCTTCCCCTTGGGGACACGGGCCTCGAAGAGCTCCACCACACGCGGCAGACCGTGGGTGATGTCCTCACCCGCGACACCACCGGTGTGGAAGGTGCGCATCGTCAGCTGGGTGCCGGGCTCACCGATCGACTGGGCGGCGATGATGCCGACCGCCTCACCGACGTCCACCAGCTTGCCGGTCGCCAGCGAGCGGCCGTAGCAGGTGGCGCAGGTGCCCAGCAGCGACTCGCAGGTGAGCACGCAGCGGACCTTGACCTCGGACACCTGCGCGTCGATCAGCGTCTGGATCAGGACGTCACCCAGGTCGGCGTTCGCCGGGGCGATGACCGTCCCGTCCTCGGCCACCACGTCGGCGGCCAGGGCGCGGGCGTAGACGCTGGTCTCCACGTGGGCGTCACGCGTCACCACACCGTCGACGACGGTGCCGATCGGCATGAGCACGCCGCGGTCGGTGCCGCAGTCCTCCTCGCGGATGATGACGTCCTGCGAGACGTCGACCAGACGACGGGTGAGGTACCCGGAGTCCGCGGTCCGCAGGGCGGTGTCCGCCAGACCCTTGCGGGCACCGTGCGTGGAGATGAAGTACTCCAGCACCGACAGACCCTCCCGGAAGTTGGCCTTGATCGGCCGCGGGATGATCTCGCCCTTCGGGTTGGCGACCAGACCACGCATACCGGCGATCTGGCTGATCTGCATCATGTTGCCTCGGGCGCCCGAGTTGACCATGACCCAGACCGGGTTGGTGGTCGGGAAGTTGTCCACCATCGCCTGGGAGACCTCGGCCCGCGCGCGGGTCCAGATCTCGATCAGCTCGCCACGACGCTCGGCATCGGTGATGACGCCGCGCTCGTACTGGCGCTCGATCTTGGCGGCCTCGGCCTCGTGCCGGTCCAGGATCTCGCGCTTGGCCGGCGGGGTCACCACGTCGTCGATGGCGATCGTGATGCCCGCGCGGGTGGCCCAGTGGAACCCGGCCGACTTGAGGGCGTCCAACGTCGCCGCGACCTGCACCTTGGGGTAGCGCTCGGCGAGGTCGTTGACGATCGCCCCGAGCTCCTTCTTCGGCACCTGGTAGTTGACGAAGCGGTAGTCCTCGGGCAGCGCCTCGTTGAACAGCACCCGGCCCAGGCTGGTGAGCACGCGCGCGGGGGCGCCCGGCGTCCAGTCCTCCGGCTGCTCCCACGGCTCGTTGACCGCACCGTTGTCGACGCCGTAGACCTCGTCCAGGCGGATCCAGGCCCGCTCCTGCAACGCCAGATCGCCCAGGTCGTAGGCCATGACCGCCTCGGCCGCCGACGAGAAGGATCGCGGCTGACCACCGTCGGCCTCCAGCGGCGAGGCCACCAGGGTCGTGAGGTGGTACAGCCCGAGCACCATGTCCTGCGTCGGCGCGGTGATCGGGCGACCGTCGGCCGGGCTGAGGATGTTGTTGCTCGACAGCATCAGGATCCGGGCCTCGGCCTGGGCCTCGGCCGACAGCGGCAGGTGCACCGCCATCTGGTCACCGTCGAAGTCCGCGTTGAACGCGGTGCAGACCAGCGGGTGGATCTGGATGGCCTTGCCCTCGACCAGCTGGGGCTCGAAGGCCTGGATGCCCAGACGGTGCAGCGTGGGCGCACGGTTCAGCAGCACCGGGTGCTCGGTGATGACCTCCTCCAGCACGTCCCACACGACCGGCCGCGCGCGCTCGACCATCCGCTTGGCGGACTTGATGTTCTGCGCGTGGTTGAGGTCGACCAGCCGCTTCATGACGAAGGGCTTGAACAGCTCCAGCGCCATCTGCTTGGGCAGGCCGCACTGGTGGAGCTTGAGCTGCGGGCCGACGACGATGACCGAACGGCCCGAGTAGTCGACGCGCTTGCCGAGCAGGTTCTGGCGGAACCGGCCCTGCTTGCCCTTGAGCAGGTCGCTCAGGGACTTCAGGGGGCGGTTGCCCGGACCGGTGACCGGCCGGCCACGACGGCCGTTGTCGAACAGCGCGTCCACGGACTCCTGGAGCATCCGCTTCTCGTTGTTCACGATGATCTCGGGGGCGCCGAGGTCCAGCAGACGCTTGAGCCGGTTGTTCCGGTTGATCACGCGGCGGTACAGATCGTTCATGTCGCTGGTGGCGAAGCGGCCACCGTCGAGCTGCACCATCGGGCGCAGGTCCGGCGGGATGACCGGGACGCAGTCCAGCACCATGCCCATGGGCGAGTTGCGGGTCTGCTGGAACGCCGCGACGACCTTCAGCCGCTTGAGGGCCCGCAGCTTGCGCTGGCCCTTGCCGCTGCGGATGGTCTCGCGCAGGGAGACGGCCTCGG is a genomic window of Blastococcus sp. HT6-30 containing:
- a CDS encoding DNA-directed RNA polymerase subunit beta'; the protein is MLDVNFFDELRIGLATGDDIRQWSHGEVKKPETINYRTLRPEKDGLFCEKIFGPTRDWECYCGKYKRVRFKGIICERCGVEVTRAKVRRERMGHIELAAPVTHIWFFKGVPSRLGYLLDLAPKDLEKIIYFAAYMITSVDDEARHRDLPTIEAEISAEKSNLEGRRDADVEGRQQKLEADLAELEAEGAKSDVRRKVREGGEREMRQLRDRAQREIDRLDEVMDTFRKLEVKQLIADEGLYRELRDRFGEYFEGGMGAAALQKLLAGFDLDAEAVSLRETIRSGKGQRKLRALKRLKVVAAFQQTRNSPMGMVLDCVPVIPPDLRPMVQLDGGRFATSDMNDLYRRVINRNNRLKRLLDLGAPEIIVNNEKRMLQESVDALFDNGRRGRPVTGPGNRPLKSLSDLLKGKQGRFRQNLLGKRVDYSGRSVIVVGPQLKLHQCGLPKQMALELFKPFVMKRLVDLNHAQNIKSAKRMVERARPVVWDVLEEVITEHPVLLNRAPTLHRLGIQAFEPQLVEGKAIQIHPLVCTAFNADFDGDQMAVHLPLSAEAQAEARILMLSSNNILSPADGRPITAPTQDMVLGLYHLTTLVASPLEADGGQPRSFSSAAEAVMAYDLGDLALQERAWIRLDEVYGVDNGAVNEPWEQPEDWTPGAPARVLTSLGRVLFNEALPEDYRFVNYQVPKKELGAIVNDLAERYPKVQVAATLDALKSAGFHWATRAGITIAIDDVVTPPAKREILDRHEAEAAKIERQYERGVITDAERRGELIEIWTRARAEVSQAMVDNFPTTNPVWVMVNSGARGNMMQISQIAGMRGLVANPKGEIIPRPIKANFREGLSVLEYFISTHGARKGLADTALRTADSGYLTRRLVDVSQDVIIREEDCGTDRGVLMPIGTVVDGVVTRDAHVETSVYARALAADVVAEDGTVIAPANADLGDVLIQTLIDAQVSEVKVRCVLTCESLLGTCATCYGRSLATGKLVDVGEAVGIIAAQSIGEPGTQLTMRTFHTGGVAGEDITHGLPRVVELFEARVPKGKAPIAELAGTVRIEDGEQFRKLTITPDDGSDEVVYDKLSRRSRLRVEDGAHVEVGEQLTEGAVDPHEVLRIMGPREVQLHLVREVQEVYRSQGVSIHDKHIEVIIRQMLKRVTIIDSGATEFLPGALVERTLFETENRRVVAEGGEPASARPVLMGITKASLATESWLSAASFQETTKVLTDAAIQGKSDSLLGLKENVIIGKLIPAGTGISRYRNITVEPTEEARAAVYTMAGYEDGQYYSPDVFGQGTGEAVRLEEYDWRG